The genomic DNA TGACCCttcatgtattttacattacatttcattatataAAATgattgtattaaaaaaaaaatcgatTTACTGTTTAGTGTTTTAACTGCTAAATAAAGAAGCTCCCAACTGTTGTCTGTGATATTCCAGACAGTGGAGTGACTAGTTGTGACTCAGCTACATAAGCTGATAGGTTTTGCATGGCAGCCACATGTTTCAGGGTAGAAACTAGCTATCTCTGAATCATTATGCAAATGATCTACAAGAAGTCACCCTACAGCAGAGAATTGAGGAGCCTGGTAGTGGTGACGAGAGCTATTTACAGTAAGAGGAAACTGGTGACCCTGACCAGAACACAGGAGACCTGTCATTAACATAGAACAGTGTGATTGGTGTCTCTGAGGCTGATCATGCCGTGGACAGTAAACTCGCATAAACGCAAGTTTACATTTTTGTGAATAGGTGTCAGGGACATATGTAATTGTTATATATGTGTTTGAAAGAATACATGAAAAGGACAAAGCAATACGCACATTTTTATTACAAATATATCcacaagtttaaaaaaaaaaatgtaaaaaacgaaATGTAATTCAACACAAAATGCATAACTGAGTTGCTAAACAATATACAGCTTGATACAAGTTGTGCCGATATCAACTCAAGAGTTCAAAAATAATATTTGCTTACTTTGTCCAAGAAAATACAATGTCTTTGTCCCCCTAAAAAGTATTAAAAGCTGGTGGCATCGGGTAGCGGTGGGCTTTGTTAAAGTCTACAGAATCAGATAATAATTCTGACCTTGGTTGAGTTGTGCATGATGACCTACACATTCTGTTACTAAATATTGACACGATGAGTTTTCAGTTCATAGTGATAGAGGAAGGCCAAGGACTCGATGCACTCCGTATCGCTATAGCGCGCCTGAAATGTAAAGGCAATTTCCGATTGAACCGACATATGCAGCGTCAACTGTGAATGTATTAGTCTACACGAAagcaggaacattgcctttacatttcaatcGTGCTTTATTCGCGATATGGATTACATCGAACCCTAAACAGTCAGGCATAGAGTTCTACAATACGTTTAATTAAAATTCACTTTCGGAAtacaaattcaaaaatattttaatTCAAATGAAATTTAGTACGGCTCCAGACACTGATGATTTTGGTTTTGGTCACACCTCAGCTCTCTGTAACGGTGTCGCGTACAACACCAGAGCTGTGGCAGATTCACAGATGACTCACGGTGGATGAACATATCTGAGGTAGTTTTCACATTGACAGATATAGGAGGTATGACGATGATACATGTTCTAGAATCGGTCCTGCGTCTTGCTTGTGATACACCCATATACATAGAGTTTACTGATAGCCCGTGGAGAAACGGGAACGGGAACGTCCTGTTTCAGTTATTCTAATAATATTGGCTACAACGGCATTGAAATGTGTGACACGTTGCTTTAATTCGGGtgtcatatacagtaccttcagaaagcattcataccccttgatttattccacattttgttgttttacagccttGTTTCAAAATCGATGAAATATATGTTTTGTCTCATCcctcgacacacaataccccataatgacaaagtgaaaacatgtttttagactttTTTTTGCATATCTATTGAAAATGGAACACATAaatatataagtattcagacccttgggTCAATACTAATACTTAGtacaagcacctttggcagagattgtATCtcgaccactcaggaacattcactgtcttattgattaataaaaaaaaaatttttttttaattttacctttattttactaggaacattgggttaactgcctgttctgcCTGATAAGCAAATCCAGTGTATttatttttgcagtattactttagtgcctcacacagagtgagtccatgaaacgtatcatgtgacttgttaagcacatacTTTATTCCTGAACTGGACTTGCCATAGCAAAGGGcttaaatacttattgactcaacacatttcaacttttcattttttttaaaattcatttgtgaaaattttgaaaaacatatttccactttgatattatgggatattgtgtgtaaacCAGTGACCCccctaaaaaaaaatctaaattgtaaACATTTTTAATTCAGGTTGTAAAAagtgtgaatgctttctgaagacAGTTTACTGCTGTACAAGCACAGTACTCACAGTATATTACATGGAGACAATGTCTGTGCGTTTTCTAATAGAGACAAACCAACTCCACATGTCTGCTATATGGAATATATAAAACATTGTGAGGCAGGGTAAGTTTCATGTTGTCCTTTTCAAAGTGTATCTTTGTTAACTCTTCATACTCTCGTTTTCCCCTTGTGTGTAGAAATACTGTAAGGTTTAGGATGGCTAGTGGCTAGTGGCTAGTGACTAGTGGCTAGTGGCTAGTGACTAGTGGCTAGTGGCTAGTGGCTAGTGACTAGTGACTAGTGACTAGTGACTAGTGGCTAGTGACTAGTGACTAGTGACTAGTGACTAGTGGCTAGTGACTAGTGGCTAGTGGCACAGACCACTTCTTGATGTCTTGCTGATCTTTTAGATCAGGGATAACAAACTACATTTTTAGAGGACCGTTTgtttacaattattattattattactattattttcAGACCTAAACAACCAGGTGAGGCTTCTTAACTAATCAATCACCTAACCTTAATATATTAATCCAGTACAAAGGGGAAAAGTTAAAATTCACACACACTCGGCCTTCCACGAATTAGATACTGTATTAGACATTCGTTAGTCACCATGGAAACCCCAAGGTAAATCTGTATTTGTACGGCTATGTATTGCCGTTAATTTTGGTCATTGTATCATTTTTGGCACTAATCTATCTCCATACTAATGCCCATAATTAATGCACAGCTTGTCCACAGTCATAACAGATATATCCTGAAACAAATTTGTGGCTTTGGCACAAAATAATGTATCTTTAATCCTTTATTATAATTTGAATAATAGTTACTATTTACTGCTTATACATTTGTTTTAACAAACAACAGAGACCTGTTGTTCTTTGGAGAATATGATGTAAACAAATATAAAACCTTAAAACCTTTAAAAAATGAATACTTATACTggcaaataaataataattatttATACTGATAAAGGCAACTGGAAACAAATTGAACAACACTGCTTGCTACGGAACCACACAAACTCCTTCAACCTTACCCAGTCACAAGCAGGAAGCAGTCAACTGATAGCTGTTGTGACAGATGTGTAGGGGTCAATACTGTGGCTTCTCACATACTGATCAGAGTGGATATCATACCATTCCTCGTACTGTCTACTGTATTGATGACATCTGTTCAAGTGGTCCTTAGTTTGGCTGTGTTCATATGGCTTTGTACAGTGTAGGTTTTGCTTCATTTTGAACAgcgcatgtttaaaaaaaatgtattttcacaAGACTCTCAATCTGCCTCTGAACCCCCCACCAAAAAAAAGGCACTTCTCTTTTCCCCATTAGCagtgactttgctgatagctactttattgaggggAAAATGTACTCGATATGATCTGAAGATTAATAcactaactgtaagttgctctggataagagtgtctagtaaatgactaaaatgttaaatgtttGTTGCTAGATGCATTGGTTTTGGCATACTTGTCCGCTGTTGTCATTGTGACAGTGGAGCTTCTGGGCTCAACTCGTatgtgtctgtgttctggtctccATTTTGTTCCAACGCATCTCTGTCCCAGTGATTGTTGTTTACAAGTCTGTAAGTCTGTAGACCAgaattctctccttctccattGTCTCTGTGgacatgctgtctgtctctctcattccccaCAGGGCTAGAGCACAGCTCCAACCCTAACTCTTCACCAGACCCTGACCCTGATAAAGTACAAGCTTCCTTCATATGGCCACCTTTAGTTTTGTCtgtctcgtcctcctcttcctcctcctcttcctcctcctcttcatgtGCTCTCCCTCCTATCCCCCCGTCCAGACTGGCATCACTGAGAAACATTGAGGTGTACTCCATGGAGAGGGGGGTGCCCCCGGAAACATGGCCCAGATCGGTGGACCCTCCTGGGGTAAGAGGAGGCTCCTCGACCCCTTCCTGTTCCTGGTCCCTGCTACAGTAGGCATATCGATGGTTCATGTGTTGGGAGTATGAGCCAGAGTGGGAGAACCTCTTGCCACACTTATCACACTCATAGGGCTTCTCTCCAGAGTGCAGGCGACTGTGCTCCATCAGATGGTGCTTATGCTTGAAGGCCTTCCTGCAGATCTGACACTCGTGGGGACGTTTACCTGTGTGATTATATCAGAACAGAAACATGCTCAATCCATCTGTACTGTAGCTTTCAAAAGACAGAGATTATCCCTAAAAGCCATGGTCATACTATCTGGTTGTCTCCCCATAACCTTACTAAAAGGGCTCTAATTCAATCCACATTGCAGAGGTTTAGCCTTACAGTGTGAGGCAATGTTCCCGTGGTTTTGCGGAgaactgcattcacggtaaacgttGCGTACGTCGGCCCGTTTAATTACCGTTACATTTCTATCGTGGAATGTGTAAATAGAGCTCTTAGTATAATTTATTATGCTTCATCATTTCTATAAATGTCACTGCGtaaattggcctagcgtcatccgggttagggagggtttggccggtagggatatccttgtctcatcgtgcaccagcgactcctgtggcgtgtCCCGGGCGAAGTGCGAGCTAACCAGGTAGCCAGGTACACGGTGTTTCCTCCCACACATTGGTGCggatggcttccgggttggatgcgcgctgtgtttcggaggctttcgaccttcgtctctcccgagcccgtatgggagttgtagtgatgagacaagatagaaacgactaacaattggataccacgaaattggggggaaaagggggtaaaaaaaatatataataaaaataataataataataagaaatgTCACTGCGTATACCTGTGTGCTCATACTTGTGTCGGAGCAGAGAGCTGCTTTTCTGGAAGGTCTTGTCACAGATGTCGCAGGCGTACAGGCCGTCGTCTGTCTTCTTCAGTCTCTTCCTCCCTggtcccccttctccctctgctccttccTCCATCAGAGAGGGGTAGTCCAGACCCCCGCAATCCATCACCTCACCCTGGGAGGGGGGAGGGACATTCACAATACTAGTGGTTAGGGGGTTCTGATCTGGGTCTGTTCAGGGGATGTCAGCGTTGGTTTCTGTTTAGTTACAGTtcattcctgtgaaatacatttgaaaaatgtcTTTCTCTGCGATCGAATTGAAATAAACATTATActttatatatatctatatatttataaCATATAGGGGAACTGTTGTTCTTACCATGATGGCTTGTCTCTCCTGACGGATCCTCTTCAGCACGGCATCTGTGTCCGACTCCATCATGTAGACCATAGGGGAGAGAAACCGGTGACTGAGGGGCAGTGAGGGGACCACGTCATGTCCTGAGCCAGCTAGCCCAGCAGGCATCATGGGGTTAAACAGAGGGTATGCACTGTAGACGGAGCCCTCAAACATCGGAACGCCACTGTAGACACCTTGATGCTGATGAGATTTAGATTTGTTTAGATTAGATTGATGTTTATTGTCCTAAACGAGTCAAATCTTACCACAGATCACACTTTGCACATACATGCACTGTatagaaacacagtagaaaacAAACAGCACACAGCCAGACATAAATAATACCCCTCCTGTCCCACACCTGTTGCCAAGGTAGACTGAGACTCAGCCTCCGGTGGAGCTGCTGGTTCTCTGCTGGCTCTCTGTcggtcttctctctcttttctcccagaCGAGGGTGTCCATTACTGGGCATGCTGTCCTCCAGGACTTTCCCCTCCTGGGGCTTGGGGAGGGAGAGATCCAGGGGTTGGTCATTCTGGGAGCTAACCGACCCGCCGGTCCTTCCTTGGGGGATGGTTCGACTCCAATGAGGGGTGAGAGTGGTGGAGGAAAGGTCCAGGCAGAGGGGCGAGTCGATCTCTGAAGAGGGTAATGGTCCTATTGGTTGCAGTGAGGACATGTCTGTAGCAGGGCTAGTTGGTGCTGGTTGGCCGGGGCTGCCGCCACTCCTGCCACTCTCCTGGCTAGACCAATAGGATCTCATGGATAGTGAGTCTGGGTGGGGCTGTAGGGGGGAGTGCATGGCGACTAGCAGCTCCTGAGGGACAGAGTGCCAGTAGGGTCCCTGGAGAGGAGACTTATCTTTGGAGAAACCGTTAACCATCGCTGTGGTTTTATTGATGTTGTCTGGTGGGGGAGGCTGGAGAGGGGTTCTggaggagaagtagaggggagagaggtggtctTTGCTGCGAGGACCTTCAGGCACCTCCATGGCCTGCCGGTTCACCTTACAGAGGTAGCGCTCATGCTGCAGTAACACGGCAGGGCTGGGGAAGAGCTGGGAGCACCAGTGGCATGTCACCCCACCTCCACCCCTGTACCCTTCACCCGAGCCGGTTCGGTTGCGTTTCAGCTGCTTTGGATCATCTGCCTTCCTGTCTCGCCCTCCGTTGTGAATCTCcagtctcccctcctccctgggtGAGCCtacatctccctcctccctgggtGAGCCtacatctccctcctccctgggtGAGCCtacatctccctcctccctgtcaaACATCTCCTGCAGCATCTGCTCAAACTTGCCCCCGGCGCTGGTATGGAGGTACGGCAGCAGGTTGGTGCCCTTGAACACGTTGTCCCGGAGGGAGAACTCCGCTGGGGGGTCCCACAGCCTGCCTAGCTCCCGGCCCTGGAGGACCCCCCTGCTTTGGTCCCCAGGGGAGTACAGCTCCCTCTCTAAGCCCATTGGTGACTGACGCTTCTGGgtgtgaggaagggagggagagcccTTTCCACTGCTGTTCCTACTGCTTCCTGCTGAGGGTGATGCAGGAGAGGACTGGTAGGTCCCCTGGCTATGTCTGTTGTTATagctctcccctccacctctacgtccccctcctcctcctactcctcctcctcctcctcctcctcctcctcctcctcctcctcctcctcctgtcaaGCACTTCTTACTGCTGAGGTGTGAGCTGTAGGAGCCAGAGTGAGAGAAGCGCTTCTTGCAGTTGGAACATTCATACGGTTTCTCACCTAAAGAAGGAAGCACAGACACGGAACCTCAGTTGAAGATGCTTcgcgtcgtgcctaagaacaacCCTTAGTCGTGTATTAATTACCATGGGTTCTCATGTCTTATTGCTTTAACATAAAACCAATCAAATTCATATGGAATATTTCATGTAAGAAAAGGTTAAATTACCACTGTGGATGCGGAGGTGCTCTTTGAGGTGGTGTTTGTACTTGAAGGATTTCCCGCACTGAAAACACTTGAACTTCCTGCTCTCCGCACCATGGTCAATGTGCTGCACCAATCACAAACACGCATTCAGTCAAATCAGTTCTGGTCAACAGGAGATTGAGAGATTGCATATCATGCCTTTTCTACAGTCAAACTACagggcatttggaaagtattcagaccccttgactttttccacattttgttacgttacagccttattctaaaattgattaaataaaacatgttcctcatcaatctacacacaacaccctacaatgacaccacaataccccataatgacatcacaataacccataatgacaaacaaaaacagataattttttgtgtgcaaatgtataaagaaaaaaactatacagaaataccttaattacataagtattcagacctgttgCTATGAGACGCAAAAtggagctcaagtgcatcctgttttcattgatcatccttgagatgtttctacaacttgattgtggtaaatttcaattgattggacatgatttggaaaggcacacacctgtctatataatgtcccagaattgacagtgcatgtcagagcaaaaaccaagccatgaggtctaaggaattgtccgtagagctccgagacaggattgtgtcgatgcacagatatggggaagggtaccaaaacatttatgcagtattgaaggcccccaagaacacagtggcctccatcattcttaaatgtttggaaccaccaagactcatcctaGAGTCCCCctggcctcccggccaaactgagcaatcgggggaaaggggccttggtcagggaggtgaccaagaacctgatggtcactctgacagagctccagggttcctctatggagatgggagaatcttccagaaggacaaccatctctgcagcactccaccaattaggcctttatggtagagtggccagacagaagcaactcttcagtaaaaggcacatgacagcccgcttggagtttgccaaaaggcacctaaaagactcagaccatgagaaacaagattctctggtctgatgaaaccaagattgaacactttggcctgaatgccaagcatcgcgtctggaggaaacctggcaccatccctacagtgaagcattgtggtgacagcatcatgctgtggagatgtttttcagcggcagggactgggagactagtcaggatcgagggaaagatgaatggagccaactacagagagatcattgatgaaaacctgctccagagcgttaaggacctcagactgaatgtctttgagtagcccagtcagagcccggacttgaacttgatcgaacatctctgtagagacctgaaaatagctgtgcagcgacgctcctcatccaacctgacagagcttgagaggatctgcagagaagaatgggagaaactccccaaatacaggtgttccaagcttgtagccttatacccaagaagacttggaactgtaatcgctgccaaaggtgcttcaacaaagtactgagtaaagggtcttatgtaaatgtgatattcaattttttttatatacactTGCAAAGatttttaaaacatgtttttgctttgtcattatgaggtattgtaatgtcattatggggtattgtgatgtcattatagggtattgtgatgtcattatggggtattgtgatgtcattatggggtattgtgtgtagattgacgaggggaaaaaacaatgaaTCCTTTTTAggacaaggctgtaacgtaacaaaatgtggaaaaagggaaggggtctgaacactttccgaatgctctgacATAATGCTTTTTTGGAGTCATTAGATTGCTGGTCATATCCGCCTTGAAAAACCTTCAGAAAGAGTAGCACCTTGTAGTAGGTGGACTCCAAAAGATTTTATATTTCGTCCAGTGTGTCCCCTTGCCATGTACCTGACTGTGCAGTCCCATGTGTCGTTCCATCTGAGCTCTATAGTGTCCCCCGTCCCGCTCGTGGCAAAACCTGATGTGCTCGCGTAGGGACTCTCCGCGGTGGAAAGTATGCTGGCAGAACGGGCAAGCCTGTAGATTTAAAGGGACGCCGTCTAGGACACACATGGCCAGATAGAGGACAATAGAATTCAATAAATTCATTCAGAAACAAAAAGTTTAAGAAACACAATGTCAAGGATTCAAACTGTAGTCAACAGCCATCGAGGAATCCATCTATCTGGCCGTTAATGACATAAGGATGTATTTCCTGCTATTCTGACAATAGCTCCACGGATGTTGTAAATGTAACTACAAATATTCTACTCAAATTAGCCTTGTGGGCTACATCAACAGAGATTTGTGGAAATGCCAGGTGTGTTTATAAGGATGCAATATCCATAACCTACCTGGTCTTTCAGATGAGCGCCGAGCCCCAACAGACCAGACGGGAGGGAGGTCATCATGGAGGCGTAGACTGCCAGTGTGGTACATGGCTGGGGCAGGGCTTCTGCCGTTGGGGGGCAGGTGGTAGTGGTGTGAGGCAGGTTGGTGGGAGGATGCCTTTCTCAACTGAACCAGGAAGTCATAGTGGGCCAAGTCCTCCAAGGCCCTgctgtctgacctctgacctgctggggaacagagacagagtgagagggtaCCGAGGTGTAACGGTGATGAACAGAAACAAAGAGACAAAATGACCTTTTATTTTCTATGTAGTATGTACTTCATTAATAGTCCCTAATTCCGTATATATAATTATACATTATCTAGAGAATAGGCTGTCTGATGTCTGGTCTGGGGACAGGGACAGTTGGCATATCCCACATGACGTGTCCGTTTTAAATGATCTTGTCATACTGTTATAGTCATTGTTTAACACTTTAAAATACAGAGTTAGACTGTGTTTAAAAAAATGATGTGATGAACTGTGAAAGAGAGAACTTGATGTCTGCTCTGGACATGGGCAGGAATATCCTAGAAGATTTTCCCCGTTGAGTTCAATCACAGGCAGATGTAATGTAAAGTAAAGAGAAGTcgagacaggacagtcagagtGATGTAAAGTAAAGAGAAGAt from Oncorhynchus keta strain PuntledgeMale-10-30-2019 chromosome 10, Oket_V2, whole genome shotgun sequence includes the following:
- the LOC118376290 gene encoding zinc finger E-box-binding homeobox 2-like, which gives rise to MMAEESRGKRRKQANPRRNQVDIEWVSSLGSEGEDGDEVGLWSPEPQDYQGSLDKTSLTPSEGEGDGEGTEPGGTPSPRGQSIEPQSPIPREGHWAEGKEEVPESGITMDRKQESLMTYTGQRSDSRALEDLAHYDFLVQLRKASSHQPASHHYHLPPNGRSPAPAMYHTGSLRLHDDLPPVWSVGARRSSERPDGVPLNLQACPFCQHTFHRGESLREHIRFCHERDGGHYRAQMERHMGLHSQHIDHGAESRKFKCFQCGKSFKYKHHLKEHLRIHSGEKPYECSNCKKRFSHSGSYSSHLSSKKCLTGGGGGGGGGGGGGGGGVGGGGGRRGGGESYNNRHSQGTYQSSPASPSAGSSRNSSGKGSPSLPHTQKRQSPMGLERELYSPGDQSRGVLQGRELGRLWDPPAEFSLRDNVFKGTNLLPYLHTSAGGKFEQMLQEMFDREEGDVGSPREEGDVGSPREEGDVGSPREEGRLEIHNGGRDRKADDPKQLKRNRTGSGEGYRGGGGVTCHWCSQLFPSPAVLLQHERYLCKVNRQAMEVPEGPRSKDHLSPLYFSSRTPLQPPPPDNINKTTAMVNGFSKDKSPLQGPYWHSVPQELLVAMHSPLQPHPDSLSMRSYWSSQESGRSGGSPGQPAPTSPATDMSSLQPIGPLPSSEIDSPLCLDLSSTTLTPHWSRTIPQGRTGGSVSSQNDQPLDLSLPKPQEGKVLEDSMPSNGHPRLGEKREKTDREPAENQQLHRRLSLSLPWQQVWDRRGIIYVWLCAVCFLLCFYTVHVCHQGVYSGVPMFEGSVYSAYPLFNPMMPAGLAGSGHDVVPSLPLSHRFLSPMVYMMESDTDAVLKRIRQERQAIMGEVMDCGGLDYPSLMEEGAEGEGGPGRKRLKKTDDGLYACDICDKTFQKSSSLLRHKYEHTGKRPHECQICRKAFKHKHHLMEHSRLHSGEKPYECDKCGKRFSHSGSYSQHMNHRYAYCSRDQEQEGVEEPPLTPGGSTDLGHVSGGTPLSMEYTSMFLSDASLDGGIGGRAHEEEEEEEEEEEDETDKTKGGHMKEACTLSGSGSGEELGLELCSSPVGNERDRQHVHRDNGEGENSGLQTYRLVNNNHWDRDALEQNGDQNTDTYELSPEAPLSQ